In Mixophyes fleayi isolate aMixFle1 chromosome 4, aMixFle1.hap1, whole genome shotgun sequence, the following proteins share a genomic window:
- the DENND5B gene encoding DENN domain-containing protein 5B isoform X1 yields MSGGSCSSPSAGPAAAPCRLAHYFVICGTDADSGLEPDELAVLYQWLEADRHGRSQDTENKGAGENFDQSPVRRTFKSKVLAHYPQNVEWNPFDQDAVNMLCMPKGLSFRTQTDNRDPQFHSFIITREDGSRTYGFVLTFFEEVTSKQICTAMQTLYQMHNAEQCNSVYASSSCSMDSLASSVDDADATSLAKLQRYNSYDISKDTLYVSKCICLITPLPFMQPCKKFLTQLYKAVTSPQPPPLPLESYIHNVLYEVPLPPPGRSLKFYGVYEPIVCQRPGPNELPLSDYPLREAFELLGLENLVQLFTCVSLEMQILLYSQDYQRLMTVAEGITSLLFPFQWQHVYVPILPASLLHFLDAPVPYLMGLQSKEGTDRSKLELPQEANLCFVDIDNHFIELPEEFPQFPNKLEFIQEISEVLLNYGIPPEGNLHCSESATKLKSLVLDDYVNDKKNGNVSSHNINMYELLKGNETMARLEALTKRTGIKMEKITISVPLTDTEDDHKLQCAESELKDYKLNVQIREVFANRFTQMFADYEVFVIQGAHDMESWLTNREQMQNFDKASFLSDQPEPYLPFLSRFIETQMFATFIDNKIMSLWEEKDPLLRVFDSRIEKIRLYNVRAPAIRTSTYQGCSTLKEAAQSIEQRLTKMDHTAIHPHLLDMKIGQGKYEQGFFPKLQSDVLVNGPINNNRWVSRNATAQRRKDRQRQHSEHLRLDNDLREPSEEIVIRQNSMAFWEWDQGYPAPTRPPKKSFSECCLKYMQEARSLGKTVRQPKLSDLSPAVIAQTNSKFVEGLLKECRMKTKRMLVEKMGHEAVELGHADANITGLEENTLIASLCDLLERIWSHGLQVKQGKSALWSHLVHYQEREERHERIAESPVSLGPERRKSDTGSALPSLRVSLIQDMRHIQNLSVIKTDVGRARGWIRLILEKKLLSQHLKQLLTNQTLTKRLYKRYAFLRCEEEKEQFLYHLLSLNAVDYFCFTSVFTTIMIPYRAVIIPIKKLSNAITTSNPWVCVSGELGDTGVMQIPKNLLEMTFECQNLGKLTTVQLGHDNSGLLAKWLVDCVMVRNEITGHTYKFPCGRWLGRGVDDGSLERILIGELITPVSDEDLGKQSRTPPQQKSPTTVRRLSITSLTGKNCKPNAGQIQEGIGEAVNNIVKHFHKPEKERGSLTILLCGECGLVSALEQVFHHGFKSARIFQKSVFIWDFIERAVAYFETTDQIGDGEEDQLLQRSSCKIFCHYVNTIVAAPRNIGKDGKFQLLVCLGSRDHLLSQWIPLLAECPAITRMYEETALLRDHMMVNSLIRVLQTLQDFNIILEGSLTKGVDV; encoded by the exons GGGAAAACTTTGACCAGAGTCCGGTGAGAAGAACCTTCAAGTCCAAAGTGCTGGCTCACTACCCCCAGAATGTGGAGTGGAACCCCTTCGATCAGGACGCAGTTAACATG CTCTGCATGCCCAAAGGCCTGTCCTTCAGAACCCAGACCGACAACAGGGACCCCCAGTTCCATTCATTCATTATCACAAGAGAAGACGGCTCCAGAACGTACGGGTTTGTCCTCACGTTTTTCGAAGAGGTGACCAGCAAGCAAATATGCACGGCCATGCAGACTCTGTACCAGATGCACAACGCGGAGCAGTGCAATAGCGTCTACGCTTCGTCCTCCTGCAGTATGGACTCCTTAGCCAGCAGCGTGGACGACGCAGACGCCACGTCTTTAGCGAAGCTTCAGCGGTATAACTCTTACGATATCAGCAAGGACACGCTTTACGTTTCTAAATGCATATGTCTGATAACCCCCCTGCCGTTCATGCAACCCTGCAAGAAGTTCCTCACTCAGCTCTACAAAGCCGTCACGTCTCCGCAGCCGCCGCCGCTACCTCTGGAGAGTTACATCCATAACGTTCTCTACGAAGTCCCTCTACCACCTCCAGGGAGGTCACTCAAGTTTTATGGTGTGTACGAACCTATTGTTTGCCAACGGCCAGGGCCCAACGAGCTCCCCCTGTCTGACTACCCCCTGAGAGAGGCCTTTGAATTGCTGGGATTGGAGAACCTGGTCCAGCTTTTTACGTGCGTTTCACTGGAGATGCAGATTCTTCTGTACTCGCAAG ATTACCAGCGGCTGATGACTGTAGCGGAAGGGATCACATCGCTACTTTTCCCGTTCCAGTGGCAGCATGTCTACGTCCCGATCCTGCCCGCCTCGCTCCTTCACTTCCTGGACGCTCCAGTGCCGTACTTGATGGGTCTACAGTCCAAAGAAGGGACAGACCGCTCCAAACTTGAACTTCCTCAGGAG GCTAACCTGTGTTTTGTGGATATCGATAACCACTTTATTGAACTTCCTGAGGAATTTCCCCAGTTCCCCAACAAATTGGAATTTATCCAGGAAATCTCTGAGGTTCTCTTGAACTATGGGATCCCCCCAGAGGGAAACTTGCACTGCAGCGAGAGCGCCACCAAGCTGAAGAGCCTGGTTCTGGACGACTATGTCAATGACAAGAAGAACGGTAACGTTTCCAGCCATAACATCAACATGTACGAGCTGCTTAAGGGCAATGAGACGATGGCTCGGCTGGAAGCGCTTACTAAGAGGACAGGTATAAAGATGGAGAAAATTACCATCAGCGTTCCTCTGACGGACACGGAAGATGACCACAAGCTACAGTGCGCGGAGAGTGAACTTAAAGACTACAAGCTCAATGTACAGATCCGGGAGGTCTTCGCCAATCGCTTTACGCAGATGTTTGCGGACTACGAGGTGTTCGTCATTCAAGGTGCCCACGACATGGAATCCTGGCTCACGAACCGAGAACAGATGCAGAACTTTGACAAA GCCTCGTTCCTGTCCGACCAACCTGAGCCCTACCTCCCGTTCCTCTCTCGATTTATCGAGACGCAGATGTTTGCCACTTTTATAGACAATAAAATCATGTCTCTCTGGGAGGAGAAGGACCCTCTGCTTCGCGTGTTTGATTCTCGCATTGAGAAGATCCGACTTTACAACGTGAGGGCGCCAGCAATTCGCACCTCTACTTACCAGGGGTGCTCCACCTTGAAAGAGGCCG CTCAGTCTATTGAGCAGCGGCTCACAAAGATGGATCACACAGCCATCCACCCGCACTTGCTGGATATGAAAATTGGACAAGGGAAATACGAGCAAGGTTTCTTCCCCAAGTTACAGTCCGATGTGCTGGTGAACGGGCCCATTAACAACAA TCGCTGGGTTAGCCGAAACGCCACAGCACAGCGGAGGAAGGATCGCCAGCGGCAGCACTCGGAGCACCTCAGATTAGACAATGACTTGAGGGAG CCGTCAGAGGAGATTGTGATCCGTCAGAACTCTATGGCGTTCTGGGAGTGGGATCAGGGGTACCCTGCGCCAACACGGCCTCCCAAAAAATCCTTCTCAGAGTGTTGCCTG AAATATATGCAAGAAGCCAGGAGCTTGGGCAAGACTGTCAGACAGCCCAAACTGTCCGACCTTTCCCCTGCGGTCATAGCGCAGACTAACTCCAAGTTTGTTGAAGGACTCCTGAAGGAATGTCGCATGAAG ACGAAGCGTATGCTGGTGGAGAAGATGGGCCATGAAGCGGTGGAGCTGGGGCACGCAGATGCCAATATCACAGGACTAGAGGAGAACACACTGATAGCCAGCTTGTGTGACCTGCTGGAGAGAATCTGGAGCCACGGCCTACAGGTCAAACAG GGAAAATCGGCTTTATGGTCCCATCTAGTCCACTACCAGGAGCGGGAGGAGAGACATGAGCGCATCGCAGAATCTCCAG TTTCCCTTGGTCCTGAACGCCGAAAATCTGATACAGGATCTGCATTACCCTCGTTGCGGGTGTCTCTAATTCAGGACATGAG ACATATCCAGAACTTGAGTGTGATAAAGACGGATGTTGGCAGAGCTCGGGGCTGGATACGACTTATCCTGGAGAAGAAATTGTTGTCACAACATCTCAAACAGCTGCTGACCAATCAGACGCTCACCAA GAGGTTGTATAAGCGGTACGCCTTCCTACGATGtgaagaggagaaggagcagtTTCtctaccatctcctctcattGAACGCTGTGGACTACTTCTGCTTCACCAGTGTATTTACCACCATCA TGATTCCATACAGAGCTGTGATAATCCCCATCAAGAAACTGAGCAATGCCATCACCACGTCTAATCCCTGGGTGTGCGTCTCCGGGGAGCTGGGCGACACCGGCGTCATGCAGATCCCCAAGAACCTACTAGAGATGACATTTGAG TGCCAGAACCTGGGCAAACTCACTACAGTCCAGCTGGGACACGACAACTCAGGACTTTTGGCCAAGTGGCTGGTAGACTGCGTCATGGTCAGAAATGAAATCACAGGACACACGTACAA GTTCCCATGCGGACGTTGGTTGGGGAGGGGGGTGGACGACGGGAGCCTTGAAAGGATTCTTATTGGGGAGTTGATAACTCCGGTATCGGATGAGGATCTTGGAAAGCAAAGTCGGACCCCCCCACAACAGAAATCCCCCACTACGGTTCGCAGGCTGAGCATAACCTCTCTCACGGGGAAAAATTGCA AACCCAACGCCGGACAGATTCAGGAAGGAATTGGAGAAGCAGTGAATAATATTGTCAAACATTTTCACAAGCCAGAAAAAGAG AGAGGCAGTTTAACCATCCTGCTCTGCGGAGAGTGTGGCCTCGTTTCAGCCTTGGAGCAAGTCTTTCATCACGGATTTAAATCTGCCCGCATCTTCCAGAAGAGCGTTTTCATCTGGGATTTCATAG AAAGGGCCGTGGCTTACTTTGAAACCACTGATCAGATTGGGGACGGAGAGGAAGACCAGCTCCTCCAGAGATCGTCCTGCAAAATCTTCTGTCACTATGTGAACACCATTGTGGCGGCTCCCAGAAATATTGGCAAGGATGGGAAGTTCCAGCTGCTGGTGTGCCTGGGGTCCCG GGATCATTTGCTGTCGCAGTGGATTCCTCTTCTGGCCGAGTGCCCGGCCATCACCCGGATGTACGAGGAAACTGCCCTACTAAGAGATCACATGATGGTAAATTCTCTCATCCGGGTACTTCAGACTCTGCAGGATTTCAACATTATTCTGGAGGGATCCCTTACTAAAGGAGTAGACGTTTAG
- the DENND5B gene encoding DENN domain-containing protein 5B isoform X2 yields the protein MSGGSCSSPSAGPAAAPCRLAHYFVICGTDADSGLEPDELAGENFDQSPVRRTFKSKVLAHYPQNVEWNPFDQDAVNMLCMPKGLSFRTQTDNRDPQFHSFIITREDGSRTYGFVLTFFEEVTSKQICTAMQTLYQMHNAEQCNSVYASSSCSMDSLASSVDDADATSLAKLQRYNSYDISKDTLYVSKCICLITPLPFMQPCKKFLTQLYKAVTSPQPPPLPLESYIHNVLYEVPLPPPGRSLKFYGVYEPIVCQRPGPNELPLSDYPLREAFELLGLENLVQLFTCVSLEMQILLYSQDYQRLMTVAEGITSLLFPFQWQHVYVPILPASLLHFLDAPVPYLMGLQSKEGTDRSKLELPQEANLCFVDIDNHFIELPEEFPQFPNKLEFIQEISEVLLNYGIPPEGNLHCSESATKLKSLVLDDYVNDKKNGNVSSHNINMYELLKGNETMARLEALTKRTGIKMEKITISVPLTDTEDDHKLQCAESELKDYKLNVQIREVFANRFTQMFADYEVFVIQGAHDMESWLTNREQMQNFDKASFLSDQPEPYLPFLSRFIETQMFATFIDNKIMSLWEEKDPLLRVFDSRIEKIRLYNVRAPAIRTSTYQGCSTLKEAAQSIEQRLTKMDHTAIHPHLLDMKIGQGKYEQGFFPKLQSDVLVNGPINNNRWVSRNATAQRRKDRQRQHSEHLRLDNDLREPSEEIVIRQNSMAFWEWDQGYPAPTRPPKKSFSECCLKYMQEARSLGKTVRQPKLSDLSPAVIAQTNSKFVEGLLKECRMKTKRMLVEKMGHEAVELGHADANITGLEENTLIASLCDLLERIWSHGLQVKQGKSALWSHLVHYQEREERHERIAESPVSLGPERRKSDTGSALPSLRVSLIQDMRHIQNLSVIKTDVGRARGWIRLILEKKLLSQHLKQLLTNQTLTKRLYKRYAFLRCEEEKEQFLYHLLSLNAVDYFCFTSVFTTIMIPYRAVIIPIKKLSNAITTSNPWVCVSGELGDTGVMQIPKNLLEMTFECQNLGKLTTVQLGHDNSGLLAKWLVDCVMVRNEITGHTYKFPCGRWLGRGVDDGSLERILIGELITPVSDEDLGKQSRTPPQQKSPTTVRRLSITSLTGKNCKPNAGQIQEGIGEAVNNIVKHFHKPEKERGSLTILLCGECGLVSALEQVFHHGFKSARIFQKSVFIWDFIERAVAYFETTDQIGDGEEDQLLQRSSCKIFCHYVNTIVAAPRNIGKDGKFQLLVCLGSRDHLLSQWIPLLAECPAITRMYEETALLRDHMMVNSLIRVLQTLQDFNIILEGSLTKGVDV from the exons GGGAAAACTTTGACCAGAGTCCGGTGAGAAGAACCTTCAAGTCCAAAGTGCTGGCTCACTACCCCCAGAATGTGGAGTGGAACCCCTTCGATCAGGACGCAGTTAACATG CTCTGCATGCCCAAAGGCCTGTCCTTCAGAACCCAGACCGACAACAGGGACCCCCAGTTCCATTCATTCATTATCACAAGAGAAGACGGCTCCAGAACGTACGGGTTTGTCCTCACGTTTTTCGAAGAGGTGACCAGCAAGCAAATATGCACGGCCATGCAGACTCTGTACCAGATGCACAACGCGGAGCAGTGCAATAGCGTCTACGCTTCGTCCTCCTGCAGTATGGACTCCTTAGCCAGCAGCGTGGACGACGCAGACGCCACGTCTTTAGCGAAGCTTCAGCGGTATAACTCTTACGATATCAGCAAGGACACGCTTTACGTTTCTAAATGCATATGTCTGATAACCCCCCTGCCGTTCATGCAACCCTGCAAGAAGTTCCTCACTCAGCTCTACAAAGCCGTCACGTCTCCGCAGCCGCCGCCGCTACCTCTGGAGAGTTACATCCATAACGTTCTCTACGAAGTCCCTCTACCACCTCCAGGGAGGTCACTCAAGTTTTATGGTGTGTACGAACCTATTGTTTGCCAACGGCCAGGGCCCAACGAGCTCCCCCTGTCTGACTACCCCCTGAGAGAGGCCTTTGAATTGCTGGGATTGGAGAACCTGGTCCAGCTTTTTACGTGCGTTTCACTGGAGATGCAGATTCTTCTGTACTCGCAAG ATTACCAGCGGCTGATGACTGTAGCGGAAGGGATCACATCGCTACTTTTCCCGTTCCAGTGGCAGCATGTCTACGTCCCGATCCTGCCCGCCTCGCTCCTTCACTTCCTGGACGCTCCAGTGCCGTACTTGATGGGTCTACAGTCCAAAGAAGGGACAGACCGCTCCAAACTTGAACTTCCTCAGGAG GCTAACCTGTGTTTTGTGGATATCGATAACCACTTTATTGAACTTCCTGAGGAATTTCCCCAGTTCCCCAACAAATTGGAATTTATCCAGGAAATCTCTGAGGTTCTCTTGAACTATGGGATCCCCCCAGAGGGAAACTTGCACTGCAGCGAGAGCGCCACCAAGCTGAAGAGCCTGGTTCTGGACGACTATGTCAATGACAAGAAGAACGGTAACGTTTCCAGCCATAACATCAACATGTACGAGCTGCTTAAGGGCAATGAGACGATGGCTCGGCTGGAAGCGCTTACTAAGAGGACAGGTATAAAGATGGAGAAAATTACCATCAGCGTTCCTCTGACGGACACGGAAGATGACCACAAGCTACAGTGCGCGGAGAGTGAACTTAAAGACTACAAGCTCAATGTACAGATCCGGGAGGTCTTCGCCAATCGCTTTACGCAGATGTTTGCGGACTACGAGGTGTTCGTCATTCAAGGTGCCCACGACATGGAATCCTGGCTCACGAACCGAGAACAGATGCAGAACTTTGACAAA GCCTCGTTCCTGTCCGACCAACCTGAGCCCTACCTCCCGTTCCTCTCTCGATTTATCGAGACGCAGATGTTTGCCACTTTTATAGACAATAAAATCATGTCTCTCTGGGAGGAGAAGGACCCTCTGCTTCGCGTGTTTGATTCTCGCATTGAGAAGATCCGACTTTACAACGTGAGGGCGCCAGCAATTCGCACCTCTACTTACCAGGGGTGCTCCACCTTGAAAGAGGCCG CTCAGTCTATTGAGCAGCGGCTCACAAAGATGGATCACACAGCCATCCACCCGCACTTGCTGGATATGAAAATTGGACAAGGGAAATACGAGCAAGGTTTCTTCCCCAAGTTACAGTCCGATGTGCTGGTGAACGGGCCCATTAACAACAA TCGCTGGGTTAGCCGAAACGCCACAGCACAGCGGAGGAAGGATCGCCAGCGGCAGCACTCGGAGCACCTCAGATTAGACAATGACTTGAGGGAG CCGTCAGAGGAGATTGTGATCCGTCAGAACTCTATGGCGTTCTGGGAGTGGGATCAGGGGTACCCTGCGCCAACACGGCCTCCCAAAAAATCCTTCTCAGAGTGTTGCCTG AAATATATGCAAGAAGCCAGGAGCTTGGGCAAGACTGTCAGACAGCCCAAACTGTCCGACCTTTCCCCTGCGGTCATAGCGCAGACTAACTCCAAGTTTGTTGAAGGACTCCTGAAGGAATGTCGCATGAAG ACGAAGCGTATGCTGGTGGAGAAGATGGGCCATGAAGCGGTGGAGCTGGGGCACGCAGATGCCAATATCACAGGACTAGAGGAGAACACACTGATAGCCAGCTTGTGTGACCTGCTGGAGAGAATCTGGAGCCACGGCCTACAGGTCAAACAG GGAAAATCGGCTTTATGGTCCCATCTAGTCCACTACCAGGAGCGGGAGGAGAGACATGAGCGCATCGCAGAATCTCCAG TTTCCCTTGGTCCTGAACGCCGAAAATCTGATACAGGATCTGCATTACCCTCGTTGCGGGTGTCTCTAATTCAGGACATGAG ACATATCCAGAACTTGAGTGTGATAAAGACGGATGTTGGCAGAGCTCGGGGCTGGATACGACTTATCCTGGAGAAGAAATTGTTGTCACAACATCTCAAACAGCTGCTGACCAATCAGACGCTCACCAA GAGGTTGTATAAGCGGTACGCCTTCCTACGATGtgaagaggagaaggagcagtTTCtctaccatctcctctcattGAACGCTGTGGACTACTTCTGCTTCACCAGTGTATTTACCACCATCA TGATTCCATACAGAGCTGTGATAATCCCCATCAAGAAACTGAGCAATGCCATCACCACGTCTAATCCCTGGGTGTGCGTCTCCGGGGAGCTGGGCGACACCGGCGTCATGCAGATCCCCAAGAACCTACTAGAGATGACATTTGAG TGCCAGAACCTGGGCAAACTCACTACAGTCCAGCTGGGACACGACAACTCAGGACTTTTGGCCAAGTGGCTGGTAGACTGCGTCATGGTCAGAAATGAAATCACAGGACACACGTACAA GTTCCCATGCGGACGTTGGTTGGGGAGGGGGGTGGACGACGGGAGCCTTGAAAGGATTCTTATTGGGGAGTTGATAACTCCGGTATCGGATGAGGATCTTGGAAAGCAAAGTCGGACCCCCCCACAACAGAAATCCCCCACTACGGTTCGCAGGCTGAGCATAACCTCTCTCACGGGGAAAAATTGCA AACCCAACGCCGGACAGATTCAGGAAGGAATTGGAGAAGCAGTGAATAATATTGTCAAACATTTTCACAAGCCAGAAAAAGAG AGAGGCAGTTTAACCATCCTGCTCTGCGGAGAGTGTGGCCTCGTTTCAGCCTTGGAGCAAGTCTTTCATCACGGATTTAAATCTGCCCGCATCTTCCAGAAGAGCGTTTTCATCTGGGATTTCATAG AAAGGGCCGTGGCTTACTTTGAAACCACTGATCAGATTGGGGACGGAGAGGAAGACCAGCTCCTCCAGAGATCGTCCTGCAAAATCTTCTGTCACTATGTGAACACCATTGTGGCGGCTCCCAGAAATATTGGCAAGGATGGGAAGTTCCAGCTGCTGGTGTGCCTGGGGTCCCG GGATCATTTGCTGTCGCAGTGGATTCCTCTTCTGGCCGAGTGCCCGGCCATCACCCGGATGTACGAGGAAACTGCCCTACTAAGAGATCACATGATGGTAAATTCTCTCATCCGGGTACTTCAGACTCTGCAGGATTTCAACATTATTCTGGAGGGATCCCTTACTAAAGGAGTAGACGTTTAG